Proteins encoded within one genomic window of Rhinolophus sinicus isolate RSC01 linkage group LG05, ASM3656204v1, whole genome shotgun sequence:
- the SLC5A7 gene encoding high affinity choline transporter 1, with translation MAFHVEGLIAIIVFYLLILLVGIWAAWRTKNSGSAEERSEAIIVGGRDIGLLVGGFTMTATWVGGGYINGTAEAVYAPDYGLAWAQAPIGYSLSLILGGLFFAKPMRSKGYVTMLDPFQQIYGKRMGGLLFIPALMGEMFWAAAIFSALGATISVIIDIDVHISVIVSALIAILYTLVGGLYSVAYTDVVQLFCIFIGLWISVPFALSHPAVTDIGFTAIHTKYQEPWLGTIEPFEVYNWLDSFMLLMLGGIPWQAYFQRVLSSSSATYAQVLSFLAAFGCLVMALPAILIGAIGASTDWNQTAYGFPDPKSKEEADMILPIVLQYLCPVYISFFGLGAVSAAVMSSADSSILSASSMFARNIYQLSFRQNASDKEIVWVMRVTVFVFGASATAMALLTKTVYGLWYLSSDLVYIIIFPQLLCVLFVKGTNTYGAVAGYVSGLFLRITGGEPYLYLQPLIFYPGYYSDKNGIYNQRFPFKTLSMVTSFLFNIGISYLAKYLFESGTMPPKLDVFDAVVARHSEENMDKTILVRNENIKLDELAPVRPRQSITLSSTFTNKEAFLAIDSSPEGSGTEDNL, from the exons ATGGCTTTCCACGTGGAAGGACTGATAGCTATCATCGTGTTCTATCTTCTTATACTGCTGGTTGGAATATGGGCTGCCTGGAGAACCAAAAACAGCGGCAGTGCAGAAGAGCGCAGTGAGGCCATAATAGTTGGTGGCCGAGACATCGGTCTGCTGGTGGGGGGATTTACCATGACAG CCACGTGGGTTGGAGGAGGTTACATCAATGGGACGGCTGAAGCAGTATATGCACCAGATTATGGTCTAGCTTGGGCCCAGGCACCAATCGGATATTCTCTTAGTCTGATTTTAG gtggTCTGTTTTTTGCAAAACCTATGCGTTCCAAGGGATATGTGACCATGTTAGACCCATTTCAGCAGATCTATGGAAAACGCATGGGCGGGCTCCTGTTTATTCCTGCACTAATGGGAGAAATGTTCTGGGCTGCAGCCATTTTCTCTGCCTTAG GAGCCACCATCAGTGTGATCATTGACATCGACGTTCATATTTCCGTCATTGTCTCCGCGCTCATCGCCATTCTGTACACCCTCGTGGGCGGCCTCTACTCAGTGGCCTACACCGATGTTGTTCAGCTCTTTTGCATTTTCATAGGACTG TGGATCAGCGTCCCTTTTGCATTGTCACATCCTGCAGTCACCGACATTGGGTTCACTGCTATTCATACCAAATACCAGGAGCCTTGGCTGGGGACAATTGAGCCATTTGAAGTTTACAATTGGCTTGATAGCTTTATGTTGTTG ATGCTGGGGGGAATTCCATGGCAAGCCTACTTCCAGAGGGTCCTCTCTTCATCCTCAGCCACCTATGCTCAGGTGTTGTCCTTCCTGGCAGCTTTTGGATGCCTGGTGATGGCTCTACCAGCCATACTCATTGGGGCCATTGGAGCGTCAACAG ACTGGAACCAGACTGCATATGGATTTCCAGATCCCAAGAGTAAAGAAGAAGCAGACATGATTTTACCGATTGTTCTGCAGTATCTCTGCCCTGTgtacatttctttctttggtcTTGGTGCAGTGTCTGCTGCTGTTATGTCATCAGCAGATTCTTCTATCCTGTCAGCAAGTTCAATGTTTGCTCGGAACATCTACCAGCTTTCATTCAGACAAAAC GCATCAGACAAGGAAATCGTCTGGGTCATGCGAGTCACAGTGTTTGTGTTTGGAGCCTCTGCAACAGCTATGGCCTTGCTGACAAAGACCGTGTATGGGCTCTGGTACCTCAGCTCAGACCTTGTTTACATCATCATCTTCCCGCAGCTGCTTTGTGTGCTTTTCGTCAAGGGAACTAACACGTATGGAGCTGTGGCTGGTTATGTTTCTGGCCTTTTCCTGAGAATAACTGGCGGGGAGCCATATCTGTACCTGCAGCCCTTGATCTTTTATCCTGGTTATTATTCTGATAAGAATGGTATATATAATCAGAGATTCCCATTTAAAACACTCTCCATGGTTACCTCATTCTTATTTAACATTGGCATCTCTTATCTAGCCAAATACCTATTTGAAAGTGGAACCATGCCACCAAAATTAGATGTATTTGATGCTGTTGTTGCAAGGCACAGTGAAGAAAACATGGATAAGACAATTCtggttagaaatgaaaatattaaattagatGAACTTGCACCTGTGAGGCCTCGACAGAGCATAACTCTCAGCTCAACTTTCACCAATAAAGAGGCCTTCCTTGCCATCGATTCCAGCCCAGAAGGATCTGGGACTGAAGATAATTTATAA